In a genomic window of Paraburkholderia acidiphila:
- a CDS encoding ABC transporter permease, giving the protein MTRRSALLAGSLIALAVIAWALSRAIGADTWHSHAGDLAYYTGRHLLLVGYSMALAIVVGVPAGVLLSRPRFARQAERFMQIFNVGNTIPSLAVLAIALGVFGIGDIPAIVALFLASLLPITRNTYEGVKNVPGALREAARGIGMTGWQSLTRVELPNALPIIVGGVRTALAINVGTAPLAYLIGADSLGSLIFPGIYLNDQPLLLLGAAFTAALALVLDGVVAAGSHQWLSRHGGLA; this is encoded by the coding sequence ATGACTCGACGCTCTGCCCTGCTCGCGGGCAGCCTGATCGCCCTTGCCGTCATTGCGTGGGCGCTCTCGCGCGCCATCGGCGCCGATACGTGGCACAGCCACGCCGGCGACCTTGCCTACTACACCGGGCGGCATCTGTTGCTCGTCGGCTATTCGATGGCGCTCGCCATCGTGGTCGGCGTGCCCGCCGGCGTGCTGCTGAGCCGGCCGCGCTTCGCGCGCCAGGCCGAACGCTTCATGCAGATCTTCAACGTGGGCAACACGATTCCCTCACTCGCGGTACTGGCCATTGCGCTCGGCGTGTTTGGCATCGGCGACATTCCCGCGATCGTCGCGCTCTTTCTCGCATCGCTGCTGCCCATCACGCGCAATACCTACGAAGGCGTGAAAAACGTACCCGGCGCGCTGCGCGAAGCGGCGCGCGGCATCGGCATGACGGGCTGGCAGTCGCTCACGCGCGTGGAATTGCCCAATGCGCTGCCCATTATTGTGGGCGGCGTGCGCACTGCGCTCGCCATCAACGTGGGCACGGCGCCGCTGGCTTATCTGATCGGCGCGGACAGTCTCGGCTCGCTCATTTTCCCCGGCATCTATCTGAACGACCAGCCCTTGCTGCTGCTCGGCGCCGCGTTCACCGCCGCGCTTGCGCTCGTGCTCGACGGCGTGGTGGCCGCCGGCAGCCATCAGTGGCTCTCGCGTCATGGAGGGCTCGCATGA
- the eutC gene encoding ethanolamine ammonia-lyase subunit EutC, producing the protein MSDAVEKNPWGGLKAFTNARIALGRAGNGLPTAPLLAFNLSHAQARDAVHQPLDAEALRRTLEAQGFATLGVESAAPDREHYLRRPDLGRRLSEASRAALAGSAGSGGAAAAASNGEPPEVVFVIGDGLSAFAAAKQAVPLLLAVRARLTDWRIGPVVVARQARVALGDEIGELLGAKLVAMLIGERPGLSSPDSLGVYLTYAPKVGCHDAQRNCISNVRPEGLPYEAAAHKLHYLLTHARRLGLTGVGLKDDSDATLPGSAGASQLGSA; encoded by the coding sequence ATGAGCGACGCCGTCGAAAAGAACCCCTGGGGCGGACTGAAGGCATTCACGAACGCGCGCATTGCGCTCGGGCGCGCGGGCAACGGCCTGCCCACCGCGCCGCTGCTCGCGTTCAATCTCTCGCACGCGCAGGCGCGCGACGCCGTGCATCAGCCGCTCGACGCCGAAGCCCTGCGGCGCACGCTCGAAGCGCAAGGGTTCGCAACGCTCGGTGTGGAAAGTGCGGCGCCGGACAGGGAGCATTATTTGCGCAGGCCAGACCTGGGGCGGCGCTTGTCGGAGGCGAGCCGGGCCGCGTTGGCCGGTTCTGCCGGTAGTGGGGGGGCGGCCGCGGCCGCCTCGAACGGCGAACCGCCCGAAGTCGTGTTCGTGATCGGCGACGGCCTTTCGGCATTCGCTGCGGCGAAGCAGGCCGTTCCGCTGCTGCTCGCCGTGCGTGCGCGTCTCACGGACTGGCGCATCGGTCCCGTGGTCGTTGCACGTCAGGCGCGCGTTGCGCTCGGCGACGAGATTGGCGAACTTCTGGGCGCGAAGCTCGTTGCGATGCTCATAGGCGAGCGGCCCGGACTCAGCTCGCCCGACAGCCTCGGCGTTTATCTGACCTACGCGCCGAAAGTGGGTTGCCATGATGCACAGCGCAACTGCATTTCGAACGTGCGGCCCGAAGGCCTGCCCTACGAGGCGGCCGCTCACAAGCTGCATTACCTCCTCACGCACGCGCGGCGGCTCGGGCTGACCGGCGTCGGACTCAAGGACGATAGCGACGCTACGTTGCCCGGCAGTGCGGGGGCAAGTCAGCTTGGTTCGGCGTGA
- a CDS encoding ABC transporter permease, with the protein MNVFDYLASSWPELLQLTLQHLYLVGIAVGCAIVAGVPLGVLISRHDWLAAPLLGLATIILTLPSIALFGLMIPVFSRFGQGIGAVPAITAVFLYSLLPIMRNTYLALRNVDAGIKEAGTGIGMTSWQRLRLVDLPLAVPVILAGVRTAVVMNIGVMTIAAVIGAGGLGTLIIRAIGQSSMMKLLVGAVLVSVLAIVADLLLQMLQRALTPKGVQKT; encoded by the coding sequence ATGAACGTATTCGACTATCTCGCTTCGAGCTGGCCCGAACTGCTGCAACTCACGCTGCAGCATCTCTATCTCGTGGGCATTGCCGTGGGTTGCGCGATTGTTGCGGGCGTGCCGCTCGGCGTACTCATCAGCCGCCACGACTGGCTCGCCGCGCCGCTGCTGGGCCTTGCGACCATCATCCTCACGCTGCCTTCCATCGCGCTCTTCGGCCTCATGATTCCCGTGTTCTCGCGCTTCGGGCAGGGCATCGGCGCGGTGCCGGCCATCACGGCGGTGTTCCTCTATTCGCTGCTGCCCATCATGCGCAACACCTACCTCGCGCTGCGCAACGTGGACGCGGGCATCAAGGAAGCGGGCACCGGCATTGGCATGACGTCGTGGCAGCGTCTGCGTCTCGTCGATTTGCCGCTGGCCGTGCCCGTGATTCTCGCGGGCGTGCGCACGGCGGTCGTGATGAACATTGGCGTGATGACCATTGCCGCCGTGATCGGCGCGGGCGGACTCGGCACGCTGATCATTCGCGCCATTGGCCAGAGCAGCATGATGAAGCTGCTCGTGGGCGCGGTGCTCGTGAGCGTGCTCGCGATCGTCGCCGACTTGCTGTTGCAGATGCTGCAGCGCGCCTTGACACCGAAAGGAGTACAGAAGACATGA
- a CDS encoding osmoprotectant ABC transporter ATP-binding protein OsmV encodes MIELDQLTKTFTQKDGQAVRAVDSVSLSVAEGEICVFLGPSGCGKTTTLKMINRLIEPTSGRVLINGEDTTGLNEVDLRRRIGYVIQQIGLFPNMTIEENITVVPRLLGWDKKRCAGRAAELMSMVALDPKLYLKRYPRELSGGQQQRIGVIRALAADPPVLLMDEPFGAVDPINREAIQNEFFQMQRQLKKTVIMVSHDIDEAIKLGDRIAVFRRGKLVQYDHPDTLLARPHDDFVAQFVGQDSTLKRLLLVKAGDAATQPETARMNTPLAHAFAVMDEADCRYLTVLDEAQHALGFVARRAARGAEGVCGERVTPFPATVSFDDNLRIVLSKMYQFRASWMPVLDAEGAYVGEITQDSIADYLSSGRSRQQTGQPPGAAVRPVAAAV; translated from the coding sequence ATGATCGAACTCGACCAACTCACGAAGACTTTCACGCAGAAAGACGGCCAGGCCGTGCGCGCCGTCGATTCGGTGAGCCTTTCGGTGGCCGAAGGCGAGATCTGCGTGTTCCTCGGCCCCTCGGGCTGCGGCAAGACCACCACGCTCAAGATGATCAACCGGCTGATCGAGCCGACCTCGGGCCGCGTGCTGATCAACGGCGAGGACACCACCGGCTTGAACGAAGTGGATCTGCGCCGCCGCATTGGCTACGTGATCCAGCAGATCGGACTCTTTCCGAACATGACGATCGAAGAGAACATCACGGTCGTGCCGCGCCTGCTCGGCTGGGACAAGAAACGCTGCGCCGGGCGCGCGGCGGAGCTGATGTCGATGGTCGCGCTCGACCCGAAGCTGTATTTGAAGCGCTATCCGCGCGAGCTGTCGGGCGGGCAGCAGCAGCGCATCGGCGTGATTCGCGCGCTGGCCGCCGACCCGCCCGTGCTGCTCATGGACGAACCATTTGGCGCTGTCGATCCGATCAATCGCGAAGCCATCCAGAACGAGTTCTTCCAGATGCAACGGCAACTGAAGAAGACCGTCATCATGGTGAGTCACGATATCGACGAGGCAATCAAGCTAGGCGACCGCATCGCCGTGTTCCGGCGCGGCAAGCTCGTGCAATACGACCATCCCGATACCTTGCTCGCGCGCCCGCACGACGACTTCGTCGCGCAGTTCGTGGGCCAGGACAGCACGCTCAAGCGTCTGTTGCTCGTGAAGGCCGGTGACGCGGCGACGCAGCCGGAAACCGCACGCATGAACACGCCGCTCGCGCACGCGTTCGCCGTGATGGACGAAGCCGATTGCCGCTACCTCACCGTGCTCGACGAAGCCCAGCATGCGCTCGGCTTCGTGGCGCGGCGTGCCGCGCGCGGCGCCGAAGGCGTGTGCGGCGAGCGCGTCACGCCCTTCCCGGCCACGGTTTCCTTCGACGACAACCTGCGCATCGTGCTCTCGAAGATGTACCAGTTCCGCGCCTCGTGGATGCCGGTGCTCGACGCCGAAGGCGCCTATGTGGGCGAGATCACGCAGGATTCGATCGCCGACTATCTGAGCTCGGGCCGCTCGCGGCAGCAAACCGGTCAGCCGCCGGGCGCGGCGGTGCGGCCGGTGGCTGCCGCCGTGTGA
- a CDS encoding glycine betaine ABC transporter substrate-binding protein, translating into MLTSPFKRLRRFVQACLIGTALVATSTPVFAQPKLVLGAKNFTEQYVLAEVTAQYLRSRGYSVEVRSGLGSTLMRSALENGQFDLVWDYTGTAALVYDKLTEKLSPEAMYERVKALDAPRGLVWLNASPLNDTYALGLPSKFAEETGITTVSQLSQRLKTDPDARRYVFGMDAEFANRPDGLKPLLATYDMSFRRSQMKQMDPGLVYTALHNNQLKIGLVYTTDGRVKGFGIVPLEDDKHFFPPYNATPVVRKEVLERNPKLAAQLNALSAALNNDVMQDMNKSVDLDGKSAQAVAADFLRTHSLP; encoded by the coding sequence ATGCTCACGTCACCCTTCAAACGCCTGCGCCGCTTCGTTCAGGCCTGCCTGATCGGCACCGCGCTCGTTGCCACCAGCACGCCCGTTTTCGCGCAGCCGAAGCTCGTATTGGGCGCGAAGAACTTCACCGAGCAATATGTGCTCGCCGAAGTCACGGCGCAATACCTGCGTTCGCGCGGCTATAGCGTGGAGGTGCGCTCGGGCCTCGGCAGCACGCTCATGCGCAGCGCGCTGGAGAACGGGCAGTTCGATCTCGTGTGGGACTACACCGGCACGGCGGCACTCGTCTACGACAAGCTGACCGAAAAGCTCTCGCCCGAAGCGATGTACGAACGCGTGAAGGCGCTCGATGCGCCGCGCGGCCTCGTCTGGCTCAACGCCTCGCCGCTCAACGACACCTATGCATTAGGTCTGCCAAGCAAATTCGCCGAGGAAACGGGCATCACCACGGTCTCGCAGCTTTCGCAACGGTTGAAGACCGACCCCGACGCCAGACGCTACGTGTTCGGCATGGACGCCGAGTTTGCGAATCGCCCGGACGGCCTCAAGCCCCTGCTCGCCACCTATGACATGAGCTTCCGCCGCTCGCAGATGAAGCAGATGGACCCCGGCCTCGTCTACACGGCGCTGCACAACAACCAGTTGAAGATCGGCCTCGTCTACACCACGGATGGCCGCGTGAAAGGCTTCGGCATCGTCCCGCTCGAAGACGACAAGCATTTCTTCCCGCCGTACAACGCCACGCCCGTGGTACGCAAGGAAGTGCTGGAGCGCAATCCCAAGCTGGCCGCGCAGCTCAACGCGCTTTCCGCCGCCCTCAACAACGACGTGATGCAGGACATGAACAAATCCGTGGACCTCGACGGCAAATCCGCTCAGGCAGTGGCGGCGGATTTCCTGCGCACGCATTCGCTCCCTTGA
- a CDS encoding ethanolamine ammonia-lyase subunit EutB produces the protein MNYTETIGARTYRFADLKTLLAKASPLRSGDQLAGVAAASEEERVAAKMALAAVPLKAFLSEALVPYEDDEVTRLIVDDHDAAAFATVAHLTVGDFRDWLLSGAANTEALERLAPGLTPEMVAAVSKLMRNQDLIAVAKKRPVITRFRNTVGLPGRMSVRLQPNHPTDDVKGIAASMLDGLMYGCGDAMIGINPATDSLAAIVKLLAMIDGFRERYRVPTQSCVLTHVTNTIAAIEKGAPVDLVFQSIAGTEKANASFGISLALLKEAREAALSLKRGTVGNNLMYFETGQGSALSANAHYGVDQQTCEVRAYAVARKFEPFLVNTVVGFIGPEYLYDGKQIIRAGLEDHFCGKLLGVPMGCDICYTNHAEADQDDMDALLTLLGAAGINFIMGIPGADDVMLNYQSTSFHDALYVRDLLGLRRAPEFEEWLETMEIVDSKGALLPGSARVPLLAGAHEWMGIDA, from the coding sequence ATGAACTATACGGAGACGATCGGCGCGCGCACCTACCGCTTCGCGGACCTCAAGACGCTGCTCGCGAAGGCAAGCCCGCTGCGCTCCGGCGACCAGCTCGCCGGCGTGGCGGCGGCGAGCGAAGAGGAGCGCGTGGCCGCGAAAATGGCGCTGGCGGCGGTGCCGCTGAAGGCGTTTCTCTCGGAGGCGCTGGTCCCCTACGAGGACGATGAGGTCACACGCCTCATCGTCGACGATCACGACGCGGCTGCGTTTGCGACTGTTGCGCACCTCACCGTGGGCGACTTTCGCGACTGGCTGCTTTCCGGCGCTGCGAATACCGAAGCGCTCGAGCGCCTGGCGCCAGGCCTCACGCCCGAGATGGTCGCAGCCGTGTCGAAGCTCATGCGCAATCAGGACCTGATCGCGGTGGCCAAAAAGCGCCCCGTGATCACGCGCTTTCGCAACACGGTAGGGTTGCCGGGCCGCATGTCGGTGCGCCTGCAGCCGAACCATCCCACCGACGACGTGAAGGGCATCGCCGCCTCGATGCTCGACGGTCTGATGTACGGCTGCGGCGACGCGATGATCGGCATCAACCCGGCAACGGACAGCCTGGCGGCCATCGTGAAGCTGCTGGCGATGATCGACGGTTTTCGCGAGCGTTACCGCGTGCCTACGCAGTCCTGTGTGCTCACGCACGTGACGAACACGATTGCGGCGATCGAAAAGGGCGCGCCCGTCGACCTCGTGTTTCAATCGATCGCGGGTACCGAAAAAGCGAATGCGAGCTTCGGTATTTCGCTCGCGCTCCTGAAAGAGGCGCGCGAGGCCGCGCTGTCGCTCAAGCGCGGCACGGTCGGCAACAACCTCATGTACTTCGAGACAGGCCAGGGCAGCGCACTCTCGGCGAACGCGCATTACGGCGTGGACCAGCAAACGTGCGAGGTGCGCGCCTATGCGGTTGCGCGCAAGTTCGAGCCGTTTCTGGTGAATACGGTGGTGGGCTTCATCGGCCCCGAGTATTTGTACGACGGAAAGCAGATCATCCGTGCGGGCCTGGAAGATCACTTCTGCGGCAAGCTGCTGGGCGTGCCAATGGGCTGCGACATTTGCTACACGAATCACGCCGAAGCCGACCAGGACGACATGGACGCGCTGCTCACGCTGCTGGGCGCGGCGGGCATCAATTTCATCATGGGCATTCCAGGCGCTGACGACGTCATGCTCAACTACCAGAGCACTTCGTTTCACGACGCGCTCTACGTGCGCGACCTGCTCGGCCTGCGCCGCGCGCCGGAGTTCGAGGAGTGGCTGGAGACGATGGAGATCGTCGACTCGAAAGGCGCGCTCCTGCCCGGCTCGGCGCGCGTGCCGTTGCTTGCGGGCGCGCACGAATGGATGGGGATCGACGCATGA
- the eat gene encoding ethanolamine permease: MQRESNARPAAGGKAGAPALNQTLGTWQLWGIAVGLVISGEYFGWSYGWASAGTLGFVVTALFVAAMYTTFIFSFTELTTSIPHAGGPFAYARRAFGPTGGYLAGAATLVEFVFAPPAIALAIGAYLHVQFPGLEPKHAAMGAYLVFMALNIVGVQIAATFELIVTLLAIFELLVFMGVVSPGFAWSNFMKGGWSGNDHFSLGSFNGMFAAIPFAIWFFLAIEGVAMAAEEAKNPRRSIPIAYVAGILTLVALAVGVMVFAGGAGDWTKLANINDPLPQAMKFIVGEHSGWMHMLVWLGLFGLVASFHGIILGYSRQIFALAREGYLPAWLAKIHPRFKTPYRAILAGGVVGIAAIYSDELIQFGGQTLTANIVTMSVFGAIVMYIVSMAALFKLRRMQPAMDRPFRAPLYPYFPAFALVAAVVCLGTMVYFNALVAGVFVVFLALGYGYFLATRSQRDAMPGEALLEE; this comes from the coding sequence ATGCAACGCGAGTCGAACGCACGCCCCGCAGCGGGCGGCAAGGCCGGCGCGCCCGCGCTGAATCAAACGCTCGGCACGTGGCAGTTGTGGGGCATCGCAGTCGGCCTCGTGATCTCGGGCGAGTACTTTGGCTGGAGCTACGGCTGGGCCAGCGCCGGCACGCTCGGCTTCGTCGTCACGGCCTTGTTCGTCGCGGCGATGTACACCACGTTCATCTTCAGCTTCACTGAACTCACCACCTCCATTCCGCATGCGGGCGGGCCATTCGCCTATGCCCGGCGCGCGTTCGGTCCGACAGGCGGGTATCTGGCGGGCGCGGCCACGCTCGTCGAATTCGTGTTCGCGCCGCCCGCCATCGCGCTCGCGATCGGCGCGTACCTGCATGTGCAGTTCCCCGGGCTCGAGCCGAAGCACGCGGCCATGGGCGCGTATCTCGTGTTCATGGCGCTCAATATCGTGGGCGTGCAGATCGCCGCGACGTTCGAATTGATCGTCACACTGCTCGCCATTTTCGAATTGCTCGTGTTCATGGGCGTGGTGTCGCCGGGGTTTGCCTGGTCCAACTTCATGAAGGGCGGCTGGTCCGGTAACGACCACTTCTCGCTCGGGTCGTTCAACGGCATGTTCGCCGCGATTCCGTTCGCCATCTGGTTTTTCCTTGCGATCGAAGGCGTCGCCATGGCCGCAGAAGAAGCGAAGAACCCGCGCCGCTCGATTCCCATCGCCTATGTGGCGGGCATCCTCACGCTCGTCGCGCTGGCCGTGGGCGTGATGGTGTTCGCGGGCGGCGCGGGTGACTGGACCAAGCTCGCCAACATCAACGATCCGCTGCCGCAGGCCATGAAGTTCATCGTAGGCGAGCACAGCGGCTGGATGCACATGCTCGTCTGGCTTGGCCTCTTCGGGCTCGTTGCCTCGTTTCACGGCATCATTCTCGGCTATTCGCGGCAGATCTTCGCGCTCGCCCGCGAAGGCTATCTGCCCGCGTGGCTCGCGAAGATCCACCCGCGCTTCAAGACGCCGTATCGCGCGATTCTCGCAGGCGGCGTGGTGGGCATCGCCGCGATCTACAGCGACGAGCTGATCCAGTTCGGCGGCCAGACGCTCACGGCCAACATCGTCACGATGTCGGTGTTCGGCGCGATCGTGATGTACATTGTCAGCATGGCGGCGCTCTTCAAGCTGCGCCGCATGCAGCCGGCCATGGACCGGCCGTTCCGCGCGCCGCTGTACCCGTACTTCCCGGCGTTTGCGCTCGTGGCCGCGGTCGTTTGCCTTGGCACGATGGTGTATTTCAATGCGCTGGTCGCGGGAGTGTTCGTCGTGTTTCTCGCGCTCGGCTATGGCTATTTCCTCGCCACGCGCAGCCAGCGCGACGCCATGCCAGGTGAAGCGCTGCTCGAGGAGTGA
- a CDS encoding TonB-dependent receptor — MPFTSLSALLAGLRFARVLPLAPLPLALCGALAHAQSPGTNAADAAAGDTQPRVATSGVATSGVATSGVAASDLATLAPVFITANPLGNTDLTTPSTALYGDALVLRRANSLGETLNGLPGVSTTTYGPLVGRPIIRGMDGDRIRLLQNGVAAFDASSLSYDHAVPQDPLSIERVEIVRGPAALLYGGNAIGGVVNTIDNRIPREPVEGVTGVVDASYGGANDARAGAAQVEGGNGGFAFHVDAFDRDTSNQRIPGYAHSAQQRALDGPDAAEPYGSIPNSDGRWHGGAVGSSYTWADGYAGISYNGFDANYGSVAEDDVRLRMHQDHVALASEVRNLQGPISQLKFDFGYTDYEHREIDNGETSTTFRNHGYEARLEARHAKLGPLEGAFGVQVSQNTFSALGDEALVPTTQTTNVALFGLEEWNVTPALKLSLGGRIEHVKLDPVAGEDGTKFAGAQSRDFNAGSLSAGALYKLTPVWSVVGNVAYTERAPTFYELYANGPHDATGQYLIGNPDAQKEKAISTDLSLRYASGPNKASAGVFYSRFRNYLTEYNTGRLVNDDDTPVPAGTADALNEAVYRGVPAEFYGVELEGRWRVLERGAHRLDVGLTADYTHARNADTGAPLPRIAPLRATLNADYGYGPFGAHAELVHAWAQHRVPEDDLPTAGYTTLALALTYKFHVGATNWLAYVRGDNLTNQDVRYASSVVRDIAPEGGRSVMVGLRTTF, encoded by the coding sequence ATCCCTTTTACTTCCTTGTCCGCGCTGCTGGCGGGGCTGCGCTTCGCGCGCGTGCTGCCGCTGGCTCCCTTGCCGCTCGCGCTTTGCGGTGCGCTCGCGCATGCCCAATCGCCGGGTACGAACGCTGCCGACGCAGCGGCTGGCGACACACAGCCGCGCGTCGCTACGTCGGGCGTCGCTACGTCGGGCGTCGCTACGTCGGGCGTCGCTGCGTCAGATCTAGCGACGCTTGCGCCCGTGTTCATCACCGCGAATCCGCTCGGCAACACCGACCTCACGACGCCTTCCACCGCGCTCTACGGCGACGCGCTCGTCCTGCGCCGCGCCAACTCGCTCGGCGAAACGCTCAACGGCCTGCCGGGCGTTTCCACGACGACCTACGGGCCGCTCGTCGGGCGGCCGATCATTCGGGGCATGGACGGCGACCGCATCCGCCTGCTGCAAAACGGCGTGGCTGCGTTCGACGCCTCGTCGCTCTCGTACGATCACGCCGTGCCGCAAGACCCGCTTTCGATCGAGCGCGTCGAGATCGTGCGCGGGCCGGCCGCGCTGCTGTACGGCGGCAACGCGATTGGCGGCGTGGTGAATACGATCGACAACCGCATTCCGCGCGAGCCGGTCGAGGGCGTGACAGGCGTCGTGGATGCCAGCTACGGCGGCGCGAACGACGCCCGTGCCGGTGCAGCCCAGGTCGAGGGCGGCAACGGCGGCTTCGCCTTCCACGTGGACGCGTTCGATCGCGACACGAGTAACCAGCGCATTCCCGGCTACGCGCACTCGGCGCAGCAGCGCGCGCTCGATGGCCCCGACGCCGCCGAGCCCTACGGCAGCATCCCGAATAGCGACGGCCGCTGGCACGGCGGCGCGGTCGGCTCCTCGTACACCTGGGCCGACGGTTACGCGGGCATCTCGTACAACGGCTTCGACGCGAACTACGGTTCCGTGGCCGAAGACGACGTGCGCCTGCGCATGCATCAGGACCACGTGGCACTCGCCTCCGAAGTGCGCAACCTGCAAGGGCCGATCAGCCAGCTCAAGTTCGACTTCGGTTATACGGACTACGAACATCGCGAGATCGACAACGGCGAAACGAGCACGACGTTCCGCAATCACGGTTACGAAGCGCGGCTCGAGGCGCGCCACGCGAAGCTCGGGCCGCTGGAGGGCGCGTTTGGCGTGCAAGTGAGCCAGAACACGTTCTCGGCATTGGGCGATGAGGCGCTCGTGCCGACGACGCAAACCACCAATGTCGCGCTGTTCGGTCTGGAAGAGTGGAATGTGACGCCGGCGCTCAAGCTGAGTCTGGGCGGGCGCATCGAACATGTGAAGCTCGATCCGGTGGCGGGCGAAGACGGCACGAAGTTCGCAGGCGCCCAATCGCGCGACTTCAACGCGGGCAGCCTCTCGGCGGGCGCGCTCTACAAGCTCACGCCGGTATGGTCGGTGGTGGGCAACGTGGCATACACCGAGCGCGCACCGACCTTCTATGAGCTATACGCGAATGGTCCGCACGACGCGACCGGCCAATATCTGATCGGCAATCCCGACGCGCAGAAGGAAAAGGCCATTTCCACGGATCTTTCGCTGCGCTACGCGAGCGGCCCGAACAAGGCGAGCGCGGGCGTGTTCTACAGCCGCTTTCGCAATTACCTCACGGAGTACAACACGGGCCGCCTCGTGAACGACGACGACACGCCCGTGCCCGCCGGCACCGCGGATGCGCTCAACGAGGCCGTGTATCGCGGTGTGCCCGCGGAGTTCTATGGCGTGGAACTGGAAGGCCGCTGGCGGGTGCTCGAGCGCGGCGCGCATCGCCTCGACGTGGGCTTGACCGCCGACTACACGCACGCGCGCAACGCGGACACGGGCGCGCCGCTGCCGCGCATTGCGCCGCTGCGCGCGACGCTAAACGCCGATTACGGCTACGGCCCGTTCGGCGCGCACGCCGAACTCGTGCACGCGTGGGCGCAGCATCGCGTGCCAGAAGACGATTTGCCGACCGCAGGCTACACCACGTTAGCGCTGGCGCTCACCTACAAATTCCATGTGGGCGCAACGAACTGGCTCGCATACGTGCGCGGCGACAATCTCACGAATCAGGACGTGCGTTATGCGAGTTCCGTGGTGCGAGACATCGCGCCCGAAGGTGGGCGCAGCGTCATGGTCGGATTGCGCACCACGTTCTAG
- a CDS encoding M23 family metallopeptidase — protein sequence MSAIGLTSAAWLAHQHADVATDDPLSGATTVTPAASAQGAASEAVANAAPASESAPAFRVETAVVEHSFSEAAQRLGLDAATTARLTRAFSGRLDFRRDLQRGSEIRFVFRNDADSANGANVVNAAKDSNDASASNAGATQDAQSSPDTPVAIRISNGNVSHDLFLYRNLAGKAFYYSADGHAAMPSFLRYPVTFTRVSSHFSLRRLDPVTHRIQPHEGVDLAAPVGTPVHATARGTVMFAGWQTGYGKVVKLDNFGPYSTTFAHLSRFANHLKVGQTVTKGQVIGYVGATGWATGPHLHYEVHVDQVAQDPLTVDLPHRDPLQGEDKQRFAQQVALMDPLL from the coding sequence GTGTCCGCAATCGGTTTGACGAGCGCCGCGTGGCTCGCGCATCAACACGCAGACGTCGCGACCGACGATCCGCTATCCGGCGCGACGACAGTGACGCCCGCGGCCTCGGCGCAGGGTGCGGCGTCTGAGGCGGTGGCCAATGCAGCGCCCGCGAGCGAAAGCGCACCGGCGTTTCGCGTGGAGACCGCGGTGGTCGAGCACAGCTTCTCGGAGGCCGCCCAGCGTCTCGGCCTGGACGCGGCGACGACGGCCCGTCTGACGCGCGCATTCTCTGGCCGGCTCGATTTCCGGCGCGATCTGCAGCGCGGCAGCGAAATCCGCTTCGTGTTCCGCAACGATGCGGATAGTGCGAACGGTGCGAACGTCGTGAACGCGGCAAAAGATTCAAACGATGCGAGCGCCTCGAACGCCGGCGCGACGCAAGACGCACAATCTTCCCCCGACACCCCCGTTGCGATCCGCATTTCGAACGGCAACGTCTCGCACGATCTCTTTCTCTATCGGAACCTCGCGGGCAAGGCGTTCTATTATTCCGCCGATGGTCACGCGGCCATGCCGTCGTTCCTGCGCTACCCCGTGACGTTCACGCGCGTGTCTTCGCATTTTTCGCTGCGAAGGCTCGATCCCGTCACGCACCGCATTCAGCCGCACGAAGGCGTCGATCTCGCGGCGCCGGTGGGCACGCCGGTTCACGCGACCGCGCGCGGTACGGTGATGTTCGCGGGCTGGCAAACGGGCTATGGCAAGGTCGTGAAGCTCGACAACTTCGGCCCTTACTCCACGACCTTCGCGCATCTCTCGCGCTTTGCGAATCACTTGAAGGTCGGGCAGACGGTGACCAAAGGGCAGGTAATCGGCTATGTGGGCGCGACGGGCTGGGCGACCGGTCCGCATCTGCACTACGAGGTGCACGTGGATCAGGTCGCGCAGGATCCGCTCACCGTCGACCTGCCGCATCGCGACCCCTTGCAGGGCGAGGACAAGCAGCGCTTCGCGCAGCAGGTCGCGCTGATGGACCCGTTGCTTTAG